Genomic segment of Eriocheir sinensis breed Jianghai 21 chromosome 51, ASM2467909v1, whole genome shotgun sequence:
GTTTCTCAAGATGGAACCCTGGAGGGTTGCATCTTGAGAATTTTTTGGACCTGATTCGTATCATCAGTTTTGCAACAATCTGTGGTCGCTTTTAAAGAACTCAACACTCCGGAAAACCCTTCAATTTATATGTCATTCCAGAAATacccacgaacacacacacacatacactaacacacattcacacacacacacacacacacacacacacacacacaaatatacagacacacactaacacacagtcacacacacacacacacacacacacacacacacacacacacacacacacacacacacacacacacataccggaaTGACACACGTAGTCCTGGTAGCTTCAGACAAGAGGCATCCAAGTTCACTTTTATCGTGGCGTAGCCCCAGTCCATCGCAGCGAACGGTATGCTGAAGCTCTGTGGACGGGAGTTTGTCAGTTTATGTGGTGTAATTCCTCACTCCTGAACAAACTGCTCACAATTCGTTTTTCTCAACAGTCTTGTTCAGAATGTGCAGAACATGTGATTTAAGCATATCTTTTGCCACGTAATGTTAAAAAAGTGTCACCAAAACTTACAGGAAATTTAATAATGAAGTGGAGCTCTTTATCCATAAGTGcaatgaatgaaacaaaaaggtTTCTAATCTTAGAGTCCCCCATGAAAAAGATCCATAAGGAGTCATCCTTTCTCAGCCTCTCCCTGAAGCAGGCGGTGGCAGAGGCAGGGTCAGCATAGGTCGCTATTTGACACGGCACGTAGGGCAGCAGCCCACCGGCGGCGccgatcctggtggtggtggtggtggtgaccgtcTGGGCGCTGCCCTCACCCCCTGCCTGGCGGGCCAGCACTGAGGGAAGAAGGGCGGCCAGCGGGGAGTAGTCTGCCGTCGATGGTCCTGGCGGCAAGTTTCTCTTTAGGAGCAGCTGCCGCACCGCCCCAGCGGCCGCGGCGGAGCTGCCGGATCCGGGGACGGGGCCAGGGAATGCCCGCGCCCTCCAGTCTCCATTGAGCTTGTGAGGAGGCGAATACCCTTGAAGGTCATGTATGAAGAGGCTGACGTTGACTGTGGGGCGGCGGGGGACATTCATGACAGTGAAGAGGGCGCGGCAGGACGGAGTGTCGGGCCCcgtgccgccccgccccgactGGCGCTCGGCTTCACCGGCCCTAAGGAAGCTGCTGCACACCTGCGTGGCCACCAGGTACACCGCGGCGGCGGAACAGACATACCTGAGGATGTGCTGCGTCCAAACCTTCATTGAACATAGTCAAACAGATCCGTTCCTTACGGCTTCCGCTTTAATACTGTCTACGCGTCCGCTGAATAGTGACCGCCACAATGTATGCAAGAAttgttgcctttctttcctcctcatgttCTATTTTTAGATGACCAGCACCCTAGAGGCCTAGCTGCTCTCTATTGTAACGCTTCCTCAGGTGGATGTAACGTTCAAAGTCTTTTAATTGTTTTTAGTACAGTTTTGGCCATCTGTAGATTTTTTATAATATTAACATCATTGCTTCATTAGCTCTAACTTCCATTGAATAAGAGACTAAATATTcggtaaaataatataataaatttaGAATAATATTTTATGCGATACATATTTTGTTTACGTtatatgtacagtcggctatagagagtagtgacacactgtccagtaagtttcgttcagaaagcgacatctggcaacccctccacgcgacatgaaaattattataacctatcgaaatcgtactgttgtggtgatcggtggtcacaggggCACTCTACATAaatttaagatagatatttatcaaaagtggccgtcgctaacgcttaataaatattttctctttgggctctgtcgctacattttgacacgaccttttagtttcgttcaaatttagtcaagagcaactctaagttgtttatcaaactatgatacatttaaaaatatactgcacttattaagggagattgttatgccttttgacttaaaaaataaatccctgacagccaagatcttgttctttattaaaaaaatatatatacgtaataataggctataaacgttcacatgacggcgtcgtcgaccgcgggcttttctaccctcgcactcaacacacacacacacacacacacacacgtatttatacttagatattacgtaatcttcacggagaaattattttagatttttgatctgaattgtctttgaggctttatagtgacgggaattaaggctgcgagttaaacagaccctcaagcctatttgctgtttgatggtaaggagcactcactcacacacacacaagcacacacattaTTTCCGTCTTATTGTAGGTGAAACCTTAATTACTAGAAATGTTCAATGGTAGAATTTCATTACGATTATATTTCACGGAACATATTTGAGGCGGAAGAAATACCTTTTGCACCTCAACACCTG
This window contains:
- the LOC126982604 gene encoding uncharacterized protein LOC126982604, producing MKVWTQHILRYVCSAAAVYLVATQVCSSFLRAGEAERQSGRGGTGPDTPSCRALFTVMNVPRRPTVNVSLFIHDLQGYSPPHKLNGDWRARAFPGPVPGSGSSAAAAGAVRQLLLKRNLPPGPSTADYSPLAALLPSVLARQAGGEGSAQTVTTTTTTRIGAAGGLLPYVPCQIATYADPASATACFRERLRKDDSLWIFFMGDSKIRNLFVSFIALMDKELHFIIKFPSFSIPFAAMDWGYATIKVNLDASCLKLPGLRVSFRFQPFNQLKASSKKSSAEVRQLARWAAGLEAAPHLLVLGYTSWTTIDMEVEFFHDALDSLMDMHKLVAPLLQQVSRRTRVIVTPQSRYKIYASTGLYQHYSTPFGDPIFDWSEAVLLHHLRLHTQQSQTPTPSDATSAGNIRERWSRNGSGPRDHLVPDEADGGVWWWDTSLPLSLAENSECEELYHRGLTHHSLYNSSFFRCNNDHHAGTVTLRDQVTMLLNLACNSVLGGGERMCCG